A genomic window from Piliocolobus tephrosceles isolate RC106 unplaced genomic scaffold, ASM277652v3 unscaffolded_41888, whole genome shotgun sequence includes:
- the LOC113223599 gene encoding BCL2/adenovirus E1B 19 kDa protein-interacting protein 3, translating into MEKILLDAQHESGRSSSKSSHCDSPPRSQTPQDTNRASETDTHSIGEKNSSQSEEDDIERRKEVESILKKNSDWIWDWSSRPENIPPKEFLFKHPKRTATLSMRNTSVMKKGGIFSAEFLKVFLPSLLLSHLLAIGLGIYIGRRLTTSTSTF; encoded by the exons ATGGAAAAAATACTGCTGGACGCACAGCATGAGTCTGGACGGAGTAGCTCCAAGAGTTCTCACTGTGACAG CCCACCTCGCTCACAGACACCACAAGATACTAACAGAGCTTCTGAAACAGATACCCATAGCATTGGAGAGAAAAACAGCTCACAG TCTGAGGAAGATGATattgagagaaggaaagaagtggAAAGCATCTTGAAGAAAAACTCAGACTGGATATGGGATTGGTCAAGTCGGCCGGAAAATATTCCTCCCAA GGAGTTCCTCTTTAAACACCCGAAGCGCACGGCCACCCTCAGCATGAGGAACACGAGCGTCATGAAGAAAGGGGGCATATTCTCTGCGGAATTTCTGAAGGTTTTCCTTCCGTCTCTGCTGCTCTCTCATTTGCTGGCCATCGGATTGGG GATCTATATTGGAAGGCGCCTGACAACCTCCACCAGCACCTTTTGA